The genomic stretch GAATAGTGGCACCGTTACCATGGCTTTAGATTGATACAACTTTACCGGCGTAGAAGTTGATTAAAAGTTTCCATGTTTGCGATTGTGGCTTACAAAATGATGGGAATGTCCACCTTTTCCCGCGCCTCGGCCACCTCTCGGTAAATTATTCACTTTGTGACAGTGATCAACTTTCTCAGCACCAGTCCATAAAGCTTCACACATCTATCGGCCCTCATTTCAAGCGAACTTTTGGGTTGCTACGCCTGCAATCATACTCAATATtacaagaaaacaaataTGAAGCGGGCACATATCCTGCCACTTTCCAAGCTTACAATATCACAAAGCCGATAATGATAAATCGGCCGATAAGGCAGCTCGAACATGACGATTTATTTCAAAGAGATGGCTTGATAAAGCGTGCTAAGAATCCAACTTGATGGGGCAAAatagctacatgtagccagGCCCTCTCTACCTCCACTTGTTGTTCCAGCCAGCCTGTTCGATGACGAATGCAATAGCAAGCTCAGAAAACCGTGCCATATGCTAGGGTGGCATTAGCAATTTCCTTTACGAATGCATTCGGAGATTACTCACCTCAATAGAGAAGATTCCAGTCTCATCATCGACGTTCATTGTGTCCTTGTCAGTATGGATATACGAGTCGTATTCACCAGCAGCCGGGTTGCCTTCCGACGCAAAGGCAGCGGGATAGCCAAGCTGTGTGTAAGACATGTAGTCCGAACCAGCACCACTGGTCTCGTTAGTAACAATGATACATCGTAGGAAGTCAATCATGGGAAAGAGTCTTACGCAGGTAGCGTGAAGATTTCGGCAGGGATGGAAATGTATTCATTGGCCAGAGCCGCCGCCCACTTCGTCAAAGGCGCATCCGCCTCGGTCTCGATGAATCCAATGGATTCGGTAGCATTCTTTGCGATGAATGCGGTCATATCCTAAGGGAAGAATTAATATTCTGAATCTTTAGTCACATGGATCCAGATGTACTTACAAactccatcatggcgccgATTTTAGCTCCCGACTCCTTCTTATATCGTGCAACGGCCTGGCTGCCCAGCAAGCCGCCTTCCTCGGCAGCATACCAATGGAACTCAACCGGTCCAGTGGTGGGAACGAATCCGCTCTCTGCGAGAACACGGAAAGCTTCGAGAATGCTCACTGTACCGGAGCAGTCATCATCTGCGCCCGGAGCAGGAAGTAGCGGAAACAAATAGTTCATGGAATCCTGGTGTGCGCCGATAATGGTCAACGGCTGCGAGAAATCTTTCACTTTGGGCTCAAATCGAGCAATAATTGAAGACTGGGGGAATGTATGGGTAAAGAATTCGAGAGATATGTGAGTATGGAACGGGGCATTCTTGATGATCTAAGCAAGGTCATTAGTACGTTGGTGCGATCGAGCAATAAAATGATAATGGTTCAGACGACTCATACCTCGGCAATATGATCGTAAAGCCATTGCGAGCTTCGCTCGCCAGTGACACTGTTAAAGTATCGTGTATAATAGCTTGTCATATGCTTCAGGACATCGTGCATCTTATCAGTAGAGACAAGAGGCAACAAGGGCTTCACTAGTCCATGATGGCTGAGCTTGGGCAAGTCTGcgtagtattattattagtaattgCCAAATCAACTATACACATGTACATCATCAAGCATTCCAACTTACGAGCTTTGCCAGCCAGTGTGTTGACTTGCTCCTTGTAAAAGTCCTCGTGGCCAGTAATATCGGTGAATTGCTTTCCCTGGCGTTTGAGGCGCATCTTGTCTCCTTCTGTCATCCATTGGGCGCTTGATTCGCCAAAAACGCGCAGCAAGCGTGGCTCCGCCAGCTGTTCAGCAGCCTCGGGATGCAGCGCAATAAACGCATCAACAGGGTCTGGGTACTTCTCCAAGGCAGCAAGAATGGCCGGGTcgacttgatgctgcttggCTCCAGCGGTGAGGTGGACTTGCGCCTCCTGGGACGCAGAGCTGGTGGAGATCAAGCCCGTGCTCAGTAGGAGCAGCGAGCTGGTACAGATTGACTTGAGCATAGTGACAGACAGGCAGTCGCGCTACGGCCCTTGATACAGTATTGGAATCAATAAAGTGCGATGACAGCGCGGATACGGTGATGGAAGAGTTCCTGGCAGCTGATGATTGGGATGTCAAGTTGGAGTCGTGCGTTTGTTTGATGAGGCCGTGAAGCTAAGATGGTCTCAGACTCCACTTCTCAGGGCGGAGTTGTCAGGCCAATGAGCCGGATCCCGTACCCCAGAGATAAGACCCAGTGAACAGGGAACAGGAGACGTCTCCAGCGGTTTTATTTCGCACGCGCTGAAGCCTAAAATTGCGAATCTGAGTCTAGCTTGTTGGAAAGCAGCTGCAAATGTTGCAGCTCCTCGCAAAGCTACCAAGCGGCATGTTCTGCACGTACTTATAGGCCATGTTTGATGTATTAGCATTGCGATTTTACCAAGTTTGTAAAGCTTTCGGGGAACGTCTACCAAGTTCAAACGATCTGGCGAGCTACAGTATGACAAATCGCCCCTTTCCCCGCcatgtgtacatgtacattcaCTAAAACTGCTACTTCTAAAGAGTGAACACTGTAGGCAAAGTACAGAATACAGGCATCTATTTCATGGAATACCAAAGTTCAGTGGTGACCATCTCACTTCAGCCAAACGCGTAACATTAAGATAGCATAGGTCTCTACGTATTCATCTACATGTGATACTGCCTACCTTATTCGAGCAATCATTCAATGGGTAGAGATCAATTTTGTGTCACGGATACCTAAGCAGTCTCGGACTGGATCCAGCATGTACAAGAGAAATCTATATATCTCGTACCATGCTttaaaaagagagaaaaatagTCGTCCATCTCAGTTACCATTTTGTTTTCCAGTTACAATAGATTTAATGGGATTAGAGGTATAGCAACCCATGACTGAAGCAACCTAGCAGTGCAAACATCCATTCAAATTGTAACAATGGTACAAGTAGTTTTCTGAATAGGGTGGGTCACCACGATGATGCTGGGCAAAGCAGGCTATGGACATAACATGCATAAGGCTCGGGCACTCACACATATATGAGCACTTAATAGCGGACCTGCTGCATTGCCAGCTCACCAGAGATATGCTCACGGGTTGCAAAAAACCTGATCCAGCTCCATGACTTGCTGTACTCTAGCTTCTTGGAACACAAAAAATGCCGTCGTTTGGAGTAGACAGTGGAAGATTTACAGGCTTACCATATGATGCTCTACATCAGTAGAAGAATATATCGCTATACGGATGATGAAGTCGGATATTGCAAGCTGTGCCCTCAAAAGAAGCTAAGCCACTCAAAGAGGTGAGGTTTGAGCATCTGAGTACATCTACAATATCGCTGTGATAAACCATAGTCTATGTATACAATGCGTAGTTGGACGTCCTTACAAGAAGGCGAGAGTAAGTTAAAGTAGAAGCATAGGCTTGCATTGGTGTGGTTGAGCTTGCTAAATACCACACGAATGAAATGACGAAAGGTCCTGAGTAACTCGGTAACTAGATGGTTGCTTCGTACTGATAACCGCCTTGGTTAAACATAGCGCTAGGTCTCTGCGCATTTAATATAAAGGCAGCATTTTTTGTGTGGAGGAAGACAAGTTAAATGCATGTACGCCCATTATGGGGCATCACTGCCAATGACAAACACTGCTCGAGTTTGGTGTGCTGCAGAGCCAGATGTATTGTGAATGTGAATGTCCAGCGCATCACCGACGCAAGGCATTTATTCTAATCGTT from Trichoderma atroviride chromosome 3, complete sequence encodes the following:
- a CDS encoding uncharacterized protein (SECRETED:SignalP(1-23)~MEROPS:MER0032443), yielding MLKSICTSSLLLLSTGLISTSSASQEAQVHLTAGAKQHQVDPAILAALEKYPDPVDAFIALHPEAAEQLAEPRLLRVFGESSAQWMTEGDKMRLKRQGKQFTDITGHEDFYKEQVNTLAGKAHLPKLSHHGLVKPLLPLVSTDKMHDVLKHMTSYYTRYFNSVTGERSSQWLYDHIAEIIKNAPFHTHISLEFFTHTFPQSSIIARFEPKVKDFSQPLTIIGAHQDSMNYLFPLLPAPGADDDCSGTVSILEAFRVLAESGFVPTTGPVEFHWYAAEEGGLLGSQAVARYKKESGAKIGAMMEFDMTAFIAKNATESIGFIETEADAPLTKWAAALANEYISIPAEIFTLPAGAGSDYMSYTQLGYPAAFASEGNPAAGEYDSYIHTDKDTMNVDDETGIFSIEHMARFSELAIAFVIEQAGWNNKWR